Proteins from a genomic interval of Lycium ferocissimum isolate CSIRO_LF1 chromosome 2, AGI_CSIRO_Lferr_CH_V1, whole genome shotgun sequence:
- the LOC132047584 gene encoding uncharacterized protein LOC132047584, translated as MRTATLEEMRVAATGNVNMSSEVSSSLTMSNLNPKTRGPLDDFVSAQARQATLNSKWRKEERKAVCQRIGRFFFSSGIPFNIANDPYYLPMFEGTVNYGPCFMPPSMHELRTWILKEEVTNIHKMLDEHKKSWKQYGCSIMSDSWSDGKSRCFINFLINSPANEVGEANVVQIIADNGSNYVNFGKRIMETRPHIYWTPCAAHCIDLLLEDIGKMKIHPDTLTKAKGVSVTPLVSVLREVDSEEKPCIGYLYDLMNMSKEKIAMDCGYNEKKYGPIWKRIDDRWIKQLHRPLHSAGHYLNPQLRFEERFSSNFEIKKGLYECMERMLDYEERFKVDVQLDSYDHLRGQFGSQIAMDSRKVRSPTDWWMRFGGRFGGQTPKLAKFAIRVLSLACSSSGCERNWSTFE; from the exons ATGCGAACTGCTACTTTGGAAGAAATGCGAGTGGCTGCAACTGGAAATGTTAATATGTCTAGTGAAGTTAGTTCTTCTCTAACTATGTCCAATTTAAATCCAAAGACTAGAGGTCCATTGGATGATTTTGTTAGTGCTCAAGCAAGACAAGCTACTTTGAACTCCAAATGGAGAAAGGAGGAAAGGAAAGCAGTTTGTCAACGAATTGGTAGATTCTTCTTCTCAAGTGGTATACCGTTTAACATTGCAAATGATCCATATTATTTGCCTATGTTTGAAGGCACTGTAAATTATGGTCCGTGTTTTATGCCTCCCTCAATGCATGAGTTGAGAACATGGATACTAAAAGAAGAGGTtacaaatattcacaagatGTTAGATGAGCATAAGAAATCTTGGAAGCAATATGGTTGTTCAATTATGTCGGATAGTTGGTCGGATGGAAAAAGTAGATGCTTTATCAACTTTCTGATTAATAGTCCTGCAA ATGAAGTTGGAGAAGCAAATGTTGTTCAGATAATAGCCGATAATGGTTCGAATTATGtgaattttggaaaaagaataaTGGAAACAAGGCCTCATATTTATTGGACTCCATGTGCAGCACATTGCATCGATCTCTTGTTAGAAGATataggaaaaatgaaaattcatcCAGATACACTTACAAAAGCAAAAGGAGTG AGTGTTACTCCTTTAGTGTCTGTTTTGAGAGAAGTAGATTCGGAGGAAAAACCATGTATCGGATACTTGTATGATTTGATGAATATGTCCAAGGAAAAAATAGCTATGGATTGTGGCTATAATGAAAAGAAGTATGGTCccatatggaaaagaattgaTGATAGATGGATTAAACAACTCCATCGTCCACTTCATTCTGCTGGGCACTATTTAAATCCACAATTGCGGTTTGAGGAAAGGTTTTCGagtaattttgaaataaaaaaaggttTGTACGAATGTATGGAACGAATGTTGGATTATGAAGAGAGGTTTAAAGTGGATGTTCAGTTAGATTCATATGACCACTTGAGAGGGCAGTTTGGAAGTCAAATAGCTATGGATTCTAGAAAAGTAAGATCTCCTACGGATTGGTGGATGCGCTTTGGGGGTCGCTTTGGGGGTCAAACTCCAAAATTGGCTAAATTTGCAATTCGTGTACTGAGTCTCGCTTGCAGTTCTTCAGGTTGTGAACGAAATTGGAGTACCTTCGAGTAG